Proteins encoded within one genomic window of [Enterobacter] lignolyticus SCF1:
- the metF gene encoding methylenetetrahydrofolate reductase — MSFFHANQREALNQSLAELDGQINVSFEFFPPRTSEMEQTLWASIDRLSSLKPKFVSVTYGANSGERDRTHSIIKGIKERTGLEAAPHLTCIDATRDELRAIAQDYWNNGIRHIVALRGDLPPGSGKPDMYAADLVTLLKEVGDFDISVAAYPEVHPEAKSAQADLLNLKRKIDAGANRAITQFFFDVESYLRFRDRCAATGIDVEIVPGILPVSNFKQAKKFADMTNVRIPAWMAKMFDGLDDDAETRKLVGANIAMDMVKILSREGVKDFHFYTLNRAEMSYAICHTLGVRPAV; from the coding sequence ATGAGCTTTTTTCACGCCAACCAGCGGGAAGCCCTGAATCAGAGCCTGGCCGAGTTAGATGGCCAGATTAACGTTTCCTTTGAGTTTTTCCCGCCGCGCACCAGTGAAATGGAGCAGACCCTGTGGGCCTCTATCGACAGACTGAGCAGCCTGAAGCCCAAATTTGTCTCCGTGACCTACGGCGCGAACTCCGGCGAGCGCGACCGCACTCACAGCATCATCAAAGGGATCAAAGAGCGTACGGGCCTGGAAGCGGCGCCGCACCTGACCTGTATTGACGCTACCCGCGACGAGCTGCGCGCCATCGCTCAGGACTACTGGAACAACGGCATCCGCCATATCGTGGCGCTGCGCGGCGATTTACCGCCAGGCAGCGGCAAGCCGGACATGTATGCCGCCGATCTGGTGACGCTGCTCAAAGAGGTGGGGGATTTCGATATTTCCGTGGCCGCCTACCCGGAAGTTCACCCGGAGGCGAAAAGCGCGCAGGCGGATCTGCTGAACCTGAAGCGCAAGATTGATGCCGGGGCTAACCGCGCCATCACCCAGTTTTTCTTTGACGTTGAAAGCTACCTGCGCTTTCGCGACCGCTGCGCCGCGACCGGTATTGATGTCGAAATCGTCCCCGGTATTCTGCCGGTCTCAAACTTTAAGCAGGCGAAGAAGTTTGCCGACATGACCAACGTGCGTATTCCGGCCTGGATGGCGAAAATGTTTGACGGTCTGGATGATGATGCGGAAACCCGCAAGCTGGTCGGCGCGAATATCGCCATGGATATGGTGAAAATTCTCAGCCGCGAAGGGGTGAAAGATTT
- the iadA gene encoding beta-aspartyl-peptidase: MPDLSAAQFQLLQGAQLFAPEDRGTCDVLVANGKIIAVDSHIPPDTVPDCALIPLHGRVLCPGFIDQHVHLIGGGGEAGPTTRTPEVTLSRLTEAGITTVVGLLGTDAVTRHPESLLAKTRALNEEGITAWMLTGAYHVPSPTITGSVEKDVALLDRVLGVKCAVSDHRSSAPDAWRLASMAAESRVGGLLGGKPGVSVFHMGSSKKGLQPLYDILENSDVPIGKLLPTHVNRSEALFEQAIAFAHRGGVMDITSGIPSPVTPADGIARAVSAGVPLARITLSSDGNGSQPLFDTAGNLTGIGVAGFASLLETLQMLVQRHGFTLTDALRPLTTSVAAFLGLSTKGEIAPGYDADLLVLTPELRIEQVFARGKRMVEDGKACVKGTFESV, from the coding sequence ATGCCTGATTTATCCGCAGCGCAGTTTCAGCTGCTGCAGGGCGCGCAGCTGTTCGCGCCAGAAGACCGGGGAACGTGCGACGTACTGGTCGCCAACGGCAAAATTATCGCCGTCGATAGCCATATTCCGCCGGATACCGTACCGGACTGCGCCCTGATTCCGCTGCACGGTCGCGTGCTGTGCCCCGGCTTTATCGATCAGCACGTCCATCTGATCGGCGGCGGCGGCGAAGCGGGGCCGACGACGCGCACGCCGGAAGTGACGTTAAGCCGCCTGACGGAAGCCGGGATCACCACGGTGGTCGGCCTGCTTGGCACAGACGCCGTCACCCGCCATCCCGAATCGCTGCTGGCGAAAACCCGGGCGCTGAACGAAGAAGGGATCACCGCCTGGATGCTGACCGGCGCGTATCACGTCCCCTCGCCGACGATAACCGGCTCGGTGGAGAAAGACGTGGCGCTTCTCGACCGCGTGCTCGGCGTGAAGTGCGCAGTCTCCGATCACCGTTCCAGCGCACCGGACGCCTGGCGCCTGGCCAGCATGGCCGCTGAATCGCGGGTGGGCGGGCTGCTCGGCGGTAAGCCCGGCGTCAGCGTGTTCCATATGGGCAGCAGCAAAAAGGGGCTGCAGCCGCTGTACGATATTCTGGAAAACAGCGATGTTCCCATCGGCAAACTGCTCCCGACCCATGTTAACCGCAGCGAGGCGCTATTCGAGCAGGCGATCGCGTTTGCGCATCGGGGCGGCGTAATGGATATCACCAGCGGCATTCCCAGCCCGGTGACGCCTGCAGACGGTATCGCCCGGGCAGTCAGCGCCGGCGTGCCGCTTGCCCGGATTACGCTCAGCTCCGACGGCAACGGCAGCCAGCCGCTGTTTGATACCGCGGGTAATCTGACCGGTATCGGTGTGGCCGGTTTTGCCAGCCTGCTGGAAACGCTGCAAATGCTGGTACAGCGCCACGGCTTTACCCTGACGGATGCGCTGCGCCCGCTCACCACCAGCGTGGCGGCGTTTCTTGGCCTGTCGACAAAAGGGGAAATTGCGCCAGGCTACGATGCCGACCTGCTGGTGCTGACGCCGGAACTGCGGATTGAACAGGTTTTCGCCCGCGGGAAACGGATGGTTGAGGACGGGAAAGCCTGCGTAAAAGGCACCTTTGAATCGGTCTGA
- a CDS encoding aspartate/glutamate racemase family protein, translating to MKHTIGILGGMGPAATADMLEKFVALRRASCDQQHIPLIVSSIPDIPDRTACLLSGGPSPFHSLEQYLHMLEAAGAECIVIPCNTAHYWFEDLQAVAKVEMISILDATLNAIPDGVSCVGLLATDATLAARLYQDKAAARGMTLIQPEREEQAQVMQAIYALKRGDKTAAEALLLPQIRQLAARGAQAIIMGCTEIPLIVAGHEDAFSCRFVDSTASLVRAAIRWYESWPDTRAACALPQYAHA from the coding sequence ATGAAGCACACCATTGGCATACTGGGCGGCATGGGGCCTGCGGCAACGGCCGACATGCTGGAAAAATTTGTCGCGCTGCGCCGCGCCAGCTGCGATCAGCAGCATATCCCGCTGATTGTCAGCTCCATTCCCGATATTCCCGATCGTACGGCCTGTTTATTATCCGGCGGCCCGTCGCCTTTTCACTCTCTCGAGCAGTACCTGCATATGCTGGAAGCGGCAGGGGCGGAGTGCATTGTGATCCCCTGCAATACGGCCCATTACTGGTTTGAGGATTTGCAGGCGGTGGCGAAGGTGGAGATGATCAGTATCCTCGACGCCACGCTGAACGCCATTCCCGACGGAGTTTCCTGCGTCGGGCTGCTGGCGACCGATGCGACGCTGGCGGCCAGGCTGTATCAGGATAAAGCTGCGGCGCGGGGGATGACGCTGATTCAGCCCGAGCGCGAGGAGCAGGCGCAGGTGATGCAGGCCATTTATGCGCTGAAACGCGGTGATAAGACCGCGGCCGAAGCGCTGCTGCTGCCGCAGATACGCCAGCTGGCCGCCCGCGGCGCTCAGGCGATAATTATGGGCTGTACCGAAATACCGCTGATTGTGGCCGGGCACGAGGATGCATTCAGCTGCCGGTTTGTTGACTCCACGGCGTCCCTGGTGCGTGCGGCGATCCGCTGGTATGAGTCCTGGCCGGATACCCGCGCGGCGTGCGCATTACCGCAGTATGCGCACGCCTGA
- a CDS encoding YjiG family protein, which translates to MTTQVRKNVMDMFIDGARRGFTIATTNLLPNVVMAFVIIQALKITGLLDWVGHICQPVMALWGLPGEAATVLLASLMSMGGAVGVSASLLAAGALNGHDVTVLLPAIYLMGNPVQNVGRCLGTAEVNARYYPHIIAVCAINALLSIWVMQLIV; encoded by the coding sequence ATGACGACTCAGGTACGCAAAAACGTCATGGACATGTTTATCGATGGCGCGCGTCGCGGCTTTACGATCGCCACCACCAACCTGCTGCCTAACGTCGTTATGGCGTTCGTCATTATCCAGGCGCTGAAAATCACCGGCCTGCTCGACTGGGTAGGCCACATCTGTCAGCCCGTCATGGCGCTGTGGGGGCTGCCCGGCGAAGCGGCAACGGTTCTGCTGGCCTCGCTGATGAGTATGGGCGGCGCGGTGGGCGTCTCGGCAAGCCTGCTGGCCGCAGGGGCGCTGAACGGTCATGACGTTACCGTTCTGCTGCCTGCTATCTACCTGATGGGCAACCCGGTGCAGAACGTGGGCCGCTGTCTGGGGACCGCCGAAGTGAACGCCCGATATTACCCGCACATCATCGCCGTTTGCGCCATCAACGCGCTGCTGTCTATCTGGGTTATGCAGCTTATTGTTTAG
- the hypT gene encoding hypochlorite stress DNA-binding transcriptional regulator HypT translates to MDISGAGLHNIETKWLYDFLTLEKCRNFSQAAILRNVSQPAFSRRIRSLEHAVGVELFNRQVSPLQFTEQGKIFHSQVRHLLQQLESNLTELRGGSDFALRKIKLAAAHSLSLGLLPSIVKQMPTHFTYSVEAIDVDQAVDMLREGQSDFIFSYYDENLLQPPFDHIRLFESRLFPVCASDARGKPRYTLDQPHFPLLNYSRNSYMGRLINRTLTRHTQLSFSTFFVSSMSELLKRVAMDGCGVAWLPEYAIEEEIRRGQLVVLNDDELIIPIEAYAYRMNTRMSQVAEIFWRDLRQQHAAP, encoded by the coding sequence ATGGACATCAGTGGAGCAGGCTTGCATAACATTGAAACAAAATGGCTTTATGATTTTCTGACCCTGGAGAAATGCCGAAATTTTTCCCAGGCGGCCATTCTTCGTAACGTCTCGCAGCCGGCCTTCAGCCGACGCATTCGCTCGCTGGAACACGCGGTAGGGGTGGAGTTATTCAACCGCCAGGTCTCCCCGCTGCAGTTCACCGAGCAGGGAAAAATCTTTCACTCCCAGGTCCGCCATTTGCTGCAGCAGCTGGAAAGCAACCTGACCGAACTGCGCGGCGGCAGCGATTTTGCGCTGCGTAAAATCAAGCTGGCGGCGGCCCATTCGCTGTCGCTCGGCCTGCTGCCGTCCATCGTCAAACAGATGCCGACGCATTTCACCTATTCCGTTGAAGCCATCGACGTGGACCAGGCCGTGGATATGCTGCGCGAAGGTCAGAGCGACTTTATCTTTTCCTATTACGACGAGAACCTGCTGCAGCCGCCGTTCGACCATATCCGCCTGTTTGAATCGCGCCTGTTTCCGGTATGCGCCAGCGACGCGCGGGGAAAACCGCGCTACACCCTGGATCAGCCGCATTTTCCTCTGCTCAACTACAGCCGTAACTCGTATATGGGGAGGCTTATCAACCGCACGCTCACGCGTCACACGCAGCTGAGCTTCAGCACCTTTTTTGTTTCATCCATGAGCGAGCTGCTAAAACGCGTGGCAATGGACGGCTGCGGCGTCGCCTGGCTGCCGGAGTATGCCATTGAAGAGGAAATCCGCCGTGGGCAGCTGGTGGTACTCAACGACGACGAGCTGATCATTCCGATTGAGGCCTATGCTTACCGTATGAATACCCGAATGAGCCAGGTCGCCGAAATTTTCTGGCGCGATTTACGTCAACAGCACGCCGCGCCATAG
- a CDS encoding nucleoside recognition domain-containing protein yields MAQQGENAAMPLDTERVGLKGYLSFFLTIIFFSGVFSGSEGWWRVFDFTVLNGSFGHITNGLDKAALTFRGTGGAGAKDGFLFALELAPSVILSLGIIAITDGLGGLRAAQQLMTPVLKPLLGIPGICSLALIANLQNTDAAAGMTKELAQEGEITERDKVIFAAYQTSGSAIITNYFSSGVAVFAFLGTSVIVPLAVILVFKFIGANLLRLWISLEERRTPTQGATS; encoded by the coding sequence ATGGCGCAACAAGGAGAAAACGCGGCCATGCCGCTGGACACAGAGCGGGTCGGCCTGAAAGGGTATCTCTCTTTTTTCCTCACTATCATCTTCTTTTCCGGGGTTTTCTCCGGCAGCGAAGGCTGGTGGCGGGTCTTTGATTTTACGGTGTTAAATGGCTCATTTGGCCACATCACCAACGGCCTGGATAAGGCGGCCCTGACGTTTCGCGGCACCGGCGGCGCGGGGGCGAAAGATGGCTTTCTGTTCGCCCTTGAGCTTGCGCCGTCGGTCATCCTGTCGCTTGGCATCATCGCCATTACCGATGGCCTTGGCGGCCTGCGCGCGGCGCAGCAGCTGATGACCCCGGTGCTCAAGCCGCTGTTGGGTATCCCGGGAATTTGCTCATTAGCGCTGATCGCCAACCTGCAAAACACCGACGCCGCCGCCGGTATGACCAAAGAGCTGGCGCAGGAGGGTGAGATTACCGAGCGGGATAAAGTCATTTTCGCGGCGTACCAGACCAGCGGCAGCGCCATCATCACCAACTATTTCTCCTCCGGCGTGGCGGTGTTCGCCTTCCTTGGCACCTCGGTCATTGTGCCGCTGGCGGTGATTCTGGTGTTTAAATTTATCGGCGCCAACCTGCTTCGTCTGTGGATAAGCCTGGAAGAACGCCGTACCCCAACGCAAGGAGCCACATCATGA